One region of Brachyhypopomus gauderio isolate BG-103 chromosome 9, BGAUD_0.2, whole genome shotgun sequence genomic DNA includes:
- the LOC143523565 gene encoding protein TUNAR-like isoform X2 codes for MHQESGFRRRLLTHHRKMLNYAIGPEEPREQKCESREESILAFLGIAGTILNLLVIIFVYIYTSL; via the exons ATGCATCAGGAG TCTGGCTTCAGGAGAAGGCTGCTCACGCACCACAGGAAAATGCTAAATTATGCCATCGGCCCTGAGGAGCCAAGAGAACAGAAGTGTGAAAGCAGAGAGGAGTCCATCCTCGCGTTCCTTGGGATTGCTGGAACCATTCTGAACCTACTCGTGATCATCTTTGTCTACATCTACACCTCACTCTAA
- the LOC143523565 gene encoding protein TUNAR-like isoform X1 — MLYQSGFRRRLLTHHRKMLNYAIGPEEPREQKCESREESILAFLGIAGTILNLLVIIFVYIYTSL, encoded by the exons ATGCTGTATCAG TCTGGCTTCAGGAGAAGGCTGCTCACGCACCACAGGAAAATGCTAAATTATGCCATCGGCCCTGAGGAGCCAAGAGAACAGAAGTGTGAAAGCAGAGAGGAGTCCATCCTCGCGTTCCTTGGGATTGCTGGAACCATTCTGAACCTACTCGTGATCATCTTTGTCTACATCTACACCTCACTCTAA